The following coding sequences are from one Eucalyptus grandis isolate ANBG69807.140 chromosome 11, ASM1654582v1, whole genome shotgun sequence window:
- the LOC104426266 gene encoding dof zinc finger protein DOF5.6: MAFTSLQVCMDSSDWLQGTLHDDSGMDTSSPNSGDMLACSRPLMERRLRPQHDQPLKCPRCESTHTKFCYYNNYSLSQPRYFCKTCRRYWTKGGTLRNIPVGGGCRKNKKASNSGSNSNNSASSKKLANNDHQGYGVPSHPGQSSASSSRGDHSTDLHLSFSPEVQLSHLHGLLGVHGAPFAGPGNNFSGLENPRPIDFLEGKVMSYDSNFMLSGDSPHPHMGVVGDLGGSTGMAPGFHGFCGPYGMAIDGGHSGNANSFMENCQRLNMLVPYDQGHDQEQINAMDVKPNPKLLSLEWQDQGCSDASKNGYGYFNGLGPSWTGMMNDYNASASNPLV; this comes from the coding sequence GGCACTCTTCACGACGACTCGGGAATGGACACGTCCTCGCCTAACTCAGGCGACATGCTCGCGTGCTCCAGGCCCTTGATGGAGAGGAGGCTCCGGCCGCAGCACGACCAGCCCTTGAAGTGCCCCAGGTGCGAATCCACTCACACCAAGTTCTGCTACTACAACAACTACAGCCTTTCGCAGCCCCGGTACTTCTGCAAGACCTGCCGCCGCTACTGGACCAAAGGCGGCACCCTCCGCAACATCCCCGTCGGAGGCGGCTGCCGGAAGAACAAGAAAGCCTCTAATTCCGGCAGTAATAGCAACAACAGTGCCAGCAGCAAGAAATTGGCCAACAATGATCATCAAGGATATGGGGTCCCTAGCCACCCCGGGCAGTCGTCAGCGTCCTCGTCTCGTGGCGACCACTCGACCGACCTCCACCTCTCGTTCTCGCCTGAGGTGCAGCTTTCGCACCTCCACGGCTTGCTCGGCGTCCATGGGGCCCCCTTCGCGGGCCCGGGCAACAATTTCTCGGGGCTCGAGAACCCGAGGCCCATCGATTTCTTGGAGGGCAAGGTAATGAGTTACGACAGCAACTTCATGCTGAGCGGCGATAGCCCTCATCCTCACATGGGCGTGGTCGGAGATCTCGGTGGCTCGACTGGGATGGCCCCGGGCTTCCATGGCTTCTGCGGTCCATACGGGATGGCCATCGACGGTGGTCATAGCGGAAATGCTAACAGTTTCATGGAGAATTGCCAGAGATTGAACATGCTCGTTCCATACGATCAGGGCCATGATCAGGAGCAGATCAACGCGATGGATGTGAAGCCGAACCCGAAGCTCTTGTCGCTGGAGTGGCAAGACCAAGGCTGCTCCGACGCGAGCAAGAACGGGTATGGCTATTTCAACGGCCTAGGACCGTCGTGGACCGGGATGATGAACGACTACAACGCCTCCGCGAGCAACCCGTTAGTCTGA